A section of the Candidatus Hydrogenedentota bacterium genome encodes:
- a CDS encoding BACON domain-containing protein — MGPVNALQPLRAALRTLTLPMFAATLIAPPAPAQPADFDFGDGRHGSFTVPAGETTIQDLWAQVRTASDLLAYDPEHGDQVPQLENLTISSGGTLTVSPYTGNASGAVDPTQGGVLRLKVRGTLTIQNGGAISATGRGYRGGTLEGGSPGFIGQQGDSWGNTGAISSAANRGGGGGGFGEINGNANPGSGGGGGHREAGARGATGQGTQTGGLGGEAFDTVATAAGQGFRDTYLFPRFGSGGGRGGQTSNFANIGAYGGNGGGVIIIEAERIVNNGTISADGAVGGSDLSGGGGGAGGSILIQTLSESNGTVTVAGGAGGVGTVLGNVGGTGASGILLWDGRYALETEVVGEGVIELTPAGGRYDDNTVVSAEAIADEGWMFAGWSGDLSGTDNPDDVTMTGDRSITATFVELPTLTVEPEQRDVSPFGGDLSFGVTVAGGTEDIHWTTTVTDGAEFLSIASGATGTNDGTITVTAAPNAQENPRIGRLLVSSEDVGSDPVVITITQGPSTPMLSVTPAEQTALAEGEELVIQVLNTGTGTFDWTAAILAGHSYASITSAATGTNDGTFVVSVAPNLTPLQRTIRISVSAPGAFGSPEEVTITQLAGVPLLQVSPTSQLIGSAAGTASLNVSNGGSGSLGWTAAVIEGAGFATITSGSSGVNAGQVTVAFLGNVSMSNRTAKIRVETPDAANSPIDVTIIQTAQEAVLQVSPESQSIGSSAGSASFQVLNAGSGTMNWTAAVVSGANFVSISTGISGTNEGAVVVAATANTTGQERSATIRISAPGAANSPTDVTLTQAASAPVLRIAPTEQSVGAGGGNISITVENGGTGTLNWTASVATGAEFLSLTPPSNGVEDGVVQVAVAANISGRSRTGTIRVEGTGATSSPQTATIIQLGCTPLDPPANLAASDGTSPDGVDLIWSAVPGASGYEIFRSPESDRDHFELLATTTEPRYTDTATEKPTYELIREGCFNPGEFDIDYTLYYYEVRAVNPCGASTSSNRTTGYRGLPRDDDDDGGTDGGEGEGEDPTDTATKALTEETPVGQASRVALLLANDGGIDPSTIVLNVNGVVADLADYFWRPAAEGDDSLGWVVYTGVSDWVDGAPYVLEAGARALDGTVLSASETFVRDSSDANVALDGVRVVPYIPEGEDTGLFMEGLGVVFLATPVEVYDVPERITIPVPDYARGASLTLYYLESEADGPVWYPADQVRGLLAAPPALSEDGASVEAWLNHGGTLRLGYVPERDTPASIPVNYGTVLLLAGTALTLWATGFKRREAR; from the coding sequence ATGGGACCTGTCAACGCACTTCAACCACTCCGCGCGGCCCTGCGCACCCTCACTCTGCCGATGTTTGCGGCCACGCTCATCGCCCCGCCGGCGCCGGCGCAACCGGCGGATTTTGATTTTGGTGACGGGCGCCATGGGTCCTTTACGGTGCCCGCGGGCGAGACCACGATCCAGGATCTCTGGGCGCAGGTGCGCACGGCGTCGGATCTGCTGGCCTACGATCCCGAGCATGGGGACCAGGTGCCTCAACTGGAGAACTTGACGATTTCCTCGGGCGGCACCCTCACGGTGAGCCCCTACACGGGCAACGCCAGCGGTGCGGTGGACCCGACGCAGGGGGGAGTGCTTCGGCTGAAGGTGCGGGGCACGTTGACGATTCAAAACGGCGGCGCGATCTCGGCGACGGGCCGGGGCTATCGTGGCGGCACGCTGGAAGGCGGCAGTCCCGGCTTCATCGGCCAGCAGGGCGATAGTTGGGGCAACACGGGTGCGATCAGCAGCGCGGCCAATCGAGGTGGTGGTGGCGGCGGCTTCGGCGAGATCAACGGGAATGCGAATCCGGGCAGCGGCGGCGGCGGCGGTCACCGCGAGGCGGGCGCGCGCGGCGCGACGGGCCAGGGCACGCAGACGGGCGGTCTGGGCGGCGAAGCCTTTGACACGGTGGCTACGGCGGCAGGCCAGGGCTTTCGCGACACCTATCTTTTCCCGCGTTTCGGCAGCGGCGGCGGTCGCGGCGGCCAGACATCGAACTTTGCGAACATAGGCGCCTACGGCGGTAATGGCGGCGGTGTGATTATCATCGAAGCGGAGCGGATTGTAAATAACGGTACGATTTCCGCCGATGGCGCCGTGGGCGGATCGGATCTTTCGGGCGGCGGCGGCGGCGCGGGTGGCAGCATCCTGATCCAGACCCTGTCCGAGTCAAACGGCACGGTGACGGTGGCCGGCGGCGCGGGCGGCGTGGGCACGGTGCTGGGGAACGTCGGCGGCACGGGCGCCTCGGGCATCCTGCTCTGGGATGGCCGCTACGCGCTGGAGACGGAAGTGGTGGGCGAGGGCGTGATCGAGTTGACCCCGGCGGGCGGGCGCTACGATGACAACACGGTAGTCTCCGCCGAAGCGATCGCGGACGAGGGCTGGATGTTTGCCGGCTGGTCCGGCGACCTTTCGGGGACGGACAATCCGGACGACGTGACCATGACGGGGGATCGTTCGATCACCGCGACCTTTGTGGAGCTGCCCACGCTGACGGTGGAGCCCGAGCAGCGCGACGTGAGCCCCTTTGGCGGCGATCTAAGCTTCGGCGTCACCGTGGCGGGCGGCACGGAGGACATTCACTGGACCACCACCGTCACGGATGGTGCGGAGTTTCTTTCAATCGCCAGTGGCGCCACCGGCACGAACGACGGGACGATCACGGTGACGGCGGCGCCAAACGCGCAGGAAAACCCGCGAATCGGGCGGCTGCTGGTGTCCTCCGAGGATGTGGGCAGCGACCCGGTGGTCATCACAATCACCCAGGGACCGTCGACACCCATGTTGTCGGTGACGCCGGCGGAGCAAACCGCGCTGGCTGAAGGGGAAGAACTGGTGATCCAGGTGCTCAACACGGGCACCGGCACCTTCGACTGGACGGCGGCGATTCTCGCGGGTCACAGCTATGCCTCCATTACCTCGGCGGCCACGGGTACGAACGACGGCACCTTTGTGGTCAGTGTGGCCCCGAATCTTACGCCCCTGCAGCGCACCATTCGCATCTCTGTATCCGCGCCGGGCGCTTTTGGTTCACCGGAAGAGGTGACGATCACGCAGTTGGCCGGTGTGCCCCTGCTCCAGGTTTCGCCCACGAGCCAATTGATTGGATCGGCTGCGGGCACGGCGTCGCTGAACGTCTCCAATGGCGGCAGCGGATCTCTGGGCTGGACGGCGGCGGTGATCGAGGGGGCGGGCTTTGCGACGATTACCAGTGGATCCAGCGGGGTGAACGCGGGCCAGGTAACGGTGGCCTTCCTGGGCAACGTGTCGATGAGCAACCGAACGGCGAAGATCCGGGTTGAAACGCCAGATGCCGCGAATTCGCCCATTGACGTGACCATAATCCAGACGGCGCAGGAGGCGGTGCTTCAGGTCTCGCCGGAATCTCAATCGATTGGCTCCAGTGCGGGCAGCGCGAGTTTCCAGGTGCTGAACGCGGGTTCGGGCACGATGAACTGGACCGCGGCGGTAGTCTCCGGCGCGAACTTCGTGAGTATATCCACCGGCATCTCGGGCACGAATGAAGGTGCGGTTGTGGTGGCGGCGACGGCGAATACCACGGGCCAGGAGCGGAGTGCGACGATCCGGATCAGTGCGCCGGGCGCGGCCAACAGCCCCACCGACGTAACGCTCACCCAGGCGGCGAGCGCGCCGGTGCTGCGCATCGCACCCACGGAGCAGTCCGTTGGCGCGGGCGGCGGCAACATCAGCATCACCGTGGAGAATGGCGGAACGGGTACGTTGAACTGGACGGCCTCGGTCGCCACGGGCGCGGAATTCCTGTCGCTTACACCGCCATCGAACGGTGTGGAAGACGGGGTGGTTCAGGTTGCGGTGGCCGCGAATATTTCGGGCCGCTCGCGCACGGGCACGATCCGGGTGGAAGGCACGGGTGCGACATCGAGCCCGCAGACGGCGACGATCATACAGTTGGGCTGCACGCCCCTTGACCCGCCGGCCAATCTGGCGGCGAGCGACGGCACGTCCCCCGATGGCGTGGATTTGATCTGGAGCGCGGTGCCCGGCGCGTCGGGCTACGAAATCTTCCGCAGCCCGGAGAGCGATCGCGATCACTTCGAACTGCTGGCCACGACGACGGAGCCGCGCTATACGGACACGGCGACGGAGAAGCCCACCTACGAGCTGATTCGCGAGGGCTGCTTCAATCCCGGCGAGTTCGATATCGACTACACCCTTTATTACTATGAAGTGCGCGCGGTGAACCCCTGCGGCGCGAGTACGAGCAGCAACCGCACCACAGGCTACCGCGGACTGCCCCGGGACGACGACGACGACGGCGGCACGGATGGCGGCGAGGGTGAAGGAGAAGACCCCACCGATACCGCGACGAAGGCGCTGACGGAGGAGACACCCGTGGGGCAGGCAAGCCGTGTGGCGCTACTCCTGGCGAATGACGGCGGAATCGATCCGTCCACGATCGTGCTGAATGTCAACGGTGTGGTGGCCGACCTCGCGGACTACTTCTGGCGCCCGGCGGCGGAGGGCGACGATAGCCTCGGCTGGGTGGTCTACACGGGCGTGAGCGATTGGGTCGACGGAGCGCCCTATGTACTGGAGGCCGGCGCGCGCGCCCTGGACGGCACGGTGCTCTCCGCGAGCGAGACCTTCGTGCGCGATTCCAGCGATGCAAATGTGGCGCTGGATGGGGTTCGGGTCGTGCCGTATATTCCAGAGGGTGAAGATACGGGCCTCTTCATGGAAGGGCTGGGCGTGGTCTTCCTGGCGACGCCGGTGGAGGTGTACGACGTGCCGGAGCGGATCACCATACCGGTGCCGGACTATGCGCGCGGCGCATCGCTGACGCTCTACTACCTGGAAAGCGAAGCAGACGGCCCCGTCTGGTACCCGGCGGATCAGGTACGCGGACTGCTGGCGGCGCCCCCCGCGCTCTCGGAAGACGGCGCGAGCGTGGAGGCGTGGCTGAACCATGGCGGCACGCTGCGCCTCGGCTATGTACCCGAGCGGGACACACCGGCGTCGATACCGGTGAACTACGGCACGGTGTTGTTGCTCGCGGGCACGGCGCTGACGCTGTGGGCAACCGGGTTCAAGCGGCGGGAAGCCCGCTGA
- a CDS encoding uracil-DNA glycosylase — protein sequence MTPAELYQAAIDDTLALLRALPPSPGKTVPLSPEVAELLSRAAATPAEQVALSVDEEPVARVQAPPAAAPALDSGDVADALSALAAVVRGCEKCALCKTRTQTVFGVGNIQADLVFVGEAPGADEDAQGEPFVGKAGQLLTDIIVKGMKMKREDVYICNVLKCRPPNNRNPNPEEMSLCEPYLIRQLSLIRPKVICALGGVASKCLLQTEASVGQLRGRWHNYQGIPLRVTYHPAYLLRTPSDKGKTWEDIQEVMKVLSGEVIPDV from the coding sequence ATGACCCCCGCCGAGCTTTATCAGGCAGCGATAGACGATACCCTGGCCTTGTTGCGCGCCCTGCCGCCTTCACCGGGCAAGACCGTGCCTTTGTCGCCCGAAGTGGCCGAACTGCTTTCCCGCGCCGCGGCCACTCCTGCGGAGCAAGTCGCTCTTTCGGTGGATGAGGAACCCGTCGCGAGGGTCCAGGCTCCCCCCGCCGCCGCGCCAGCGCTGGATTCCGGGGATGTGGCGGATGCGCTATCGGCGCTGGCCGCGGTTGTGCGGGGTTGCGAGAAATGCGCCCTGTGCAAGACCCGCACGCAGACGGTCTTCGGCGTGGGCAATATTCAGGCCGATCTGGTATTCGTGGGCGAAGCGCCGGGGGCGGATGAAGACGCTCAGGGCGAGCCCTTCGTGGGCAAGGCGGGCCAGTTGCTGACCGACATCATTGTGAAGGGCATGAAGATGAAGCGGGAGGACGTATATATCTGCAACGTCCTCAAGTGCCGCCCGCCGAACAACCGAAATCCGAATCCGGAAGAAATGTCGCTCTGCGAGCCGTATCTGATCCGGCAGTTGTCGCTGATCCGGCCCAAGGTCATCTGTGCGCTGGGCGGCGTGGCCTCCAAGTGCCTCCTTCAGACCGAGGCGTCGGTGGGGCAGTTGCGCGGGCGCTGGCACAACTACCAGGGCATTCCCCTGCGCGTCACTTATCACCCGGCCTATCTCCTCCGCACACCCTCCGACAAGGGCAAGACGTGGGAGGACATTCAGGAAGTGATGAAGGTGCTCAGCGGCGAAGTCATTCCGGACGTATAA
- a CDS encoding HAMP domain-containing histidine kinase: protein MSKTSTARHGRSPVKWRHSMYFRVLVLCCVLLLCLFTSIFIIVRHTISEAIREVESESQAIRKEVLDMFEGDASLTSDQIEAAIMNEREDAEILIEPLPGPIPELRTSIQYQPDGTVLRVVHVPLERLDMLMTIHYSTQASVEVLRAFKNRYILLVTFVFIVTLWIMIYTIHRTLRPLMDLSDTCAAITEGNLQTVKIARSSGEVQLLESKFNDMVESLREKEVMEVKLRQAQRLSALGNLAAGVAHDVRNPLNAIKLLSSHAIDSMGGDGATPGVKPLMTIRDEVDRLEEIVSGFLSLAKERALEPEPTSVDAVLEECVRLFQKDAEERGVELISELKAGGTLLLLDGKQWSRAVLNVLLNALEACKPGGHVRLSSAIRNDACQILVEDDGPGLPDSVIEQVFDPYYTTKPGGTGLGLSITRGIVEEHGGTIELSSRDGQGCRVSITVPLKQKISRARAH from the coding sequence ATGAGCAAGACCTCCACGGCGCGACACGGGCGGTCACCGGTGAAGTGGCGTCATTCCATGTACTTTCGGGTGCTGGTGCTTTGTTGCGTGCTGCTGCTCTGTCTTTTCACCTCGATTTTCATCATTGTGCGGCACACCATCAGCGAGGCGATCCGAGAAGTGGAATCGGAGTCCCAGGCGATCCGCAAGGAAGTGCTCGACATGTTTGAAGGAGACGCCTCGCTCACCAGCGATCAGATCGAGGCGGCCATCATGAACGAGCGGGAAGACGCGGAGATCTTGATCGAGCCGCTGCCCGGCCCTATTCCGGAGTTGCGGACTTCGATCCAGTACCAGCCCGACGGCACGGTGCTCCGCGTGGTCCATGTGCCGCTGGAGCGTCTGGACATGCTGATGACGATCCACTACAGCACCCAGGCGTCCGTGGAGGTGCTTCGGGCGTTCAAGAACCGCTATATCCTCCTGGTGACTTTTGTGTTTATCGTCACCCTGTGGATCATGATCTACACGATCCACCGGACGTTGCGGCCGCTGATGGATCTCTCCGACACCTGCGCGGCCATCACGGAGGGCAATCTCCAGACCGTGAAGATTGCCCGCTCCTCCGGCGAAGTGCAGTTGCTCGAATCCAAGTTCAACGACATGGTGGAGTCGCTCCGCGAGAAGGAAGTGATGGAGGTGAAACTGCGCCAGGCCCAGCGTCTTTCGGCCCTGGGCAACCTGGCGGCGGGGGTGGCGCACGATGTGCGCAACCCGCTGAACGCGATCAAGCTGTTGTCGAGCCACGCCATCGACTCCATGGGGGGCGATGGGGCCACGCCCGGCGTGAAGCCTTTGATGACCATCCGCGATGAAGTGGATCGCCTGGAAGAGATCGTTTCGGGGTTTCTTTCGCTGGCGAAGGAGCGCGCGCTGGAGCCGGAGCCCACGAGCGTGGACGCCGTGCTGGAGGAGTGTGTGCGCCTTTTCCAAAAGGACGCGGAAGAGCGCGGGGTGGAGCTGATCAGCGAATTGAAAGCGGGCGGCACTCTCCTGCTGTTGGACGGTAAGCAATGGTCGCGGGCGGTGCTGAATGTGCTGCTGAACGCGCTGGAGGCCTGCAAGCCCGGCGGGCATGTGCGCCTCAGTTCCGCCATCCGCAACGACGCGTGCCAGATCCTGGTGGAAGACGACGGCCCCGGTTTGCCGGACAGCGTGATCGAGCAGGTTTTCGATCCGTATTACACGACGAAGCCGGGCGGCACGGGCCTGGGCCTGTCCATCACGCGGGGGATCGTGGAGGAGCATGGCGGCACCATCGAGTTGAGCAGCCGGGACGGTCAGGGCTGCCGCGTTTCGATCACCGTACCGTTGAAGCAAAAGATCTCCCGCGCCAGGGCGCACTGA
- a CDS encoding sigma-54-dependent Fis family transcriptional regulator, producing the protein MAQSILITEDDRVQREIIGDILSQSGYEVTASESAEKTLDILKEQGFELLLTDMRMPGLDGLELLRRAKRLRPELEVVVMTAHATIRTAVTAMKEGAIDYLEKPFDKDTLLHVINRALERTSLQKENRQLRELVTRSVSLGSIIGESPAMQAVFERTAKAARVNSTVLILGESGTGKEMIARHIHFEGSRQKKPFVVVNCAAIPDNLVESELFGHEKGAFTGADASRPGKFEDANTGTLFLDEIGDMHLESQAKLLRVLQDGVVERVGSSKTRQVDVRVIAATNRDLRERVERGEFREDLYFRLEVLPVYLPPLRERIEDLPLLIKHFREKLSAKIGIEAPQVGPEVVDAFRRYRWPGNVRELEHTLEQLFILANDDVITAKDLPEKFHHVPVPVGEVGLPPGGLSLEELEQDLIRQALERSGGRIKEAAELLGLTYKTLQYRLKKHEIDRKAAEN; encoded by the coding sequence ATGGCACAGTCCATCCTCATCACCGAAGACGACCGCGTTCAGCGGGAGATTATCGGCGACATTCTTTCTCAATCGGGCTACGAGGTAACCGCAAGCGAGTCTGCGGAGAAGACGCTGGACATACTCAAAGAGCAGGGTTTCGAGTTGCTCCTGACGGACATGCGGATGCCGGGACTCGACGGCCTGGAATTGCTGCGCCGCGCGAAACGGCTGCGCCCGGAGCTGGAGGTGGTGGTGATGACGGCCCACGCGACCATCCGCACGGCGGTGACGGCGATGAAGGAAGGGGCAATCGACTATCTGGAGAAGCCCTTCGACAAGGACACGCTCCTCCACGTGATCAACCGAGCCTTGGAGCGCACCAGCCTTCAGAAAGAGAACCGGCAACTTCGTGAGCTTGTTACCCGGAGCGTTTCGCTGGGCAGCATCATTGGCGAAAGCCCCGCGATGCAGGCGGTGTTTGAGCGCACGGCGAAGGCGGCCCGGGTGAACAGCACGGTGCTGATCCTGGGCGAATCGGGCACGGGCAAGGAAATGATCGCCCGCCACATTCACTTCGAGGGCAGCCGCCAGAAGAAGCCCTTTGTGGTGGTGAATTGCGCGGCCATCCCCGACAATCTTGTGGAGTCCGAGTTGTTCGGCCACGAAAAGGGCGCATTTACCGGCGCCGATGCGAGCCGGCCCGGCAAGTTTGAGGACGCCAACACGGGGACGCTTTTTCTCGACGAAATCGGCGATATGCATTTGGAGTCTCAGGCCAAGCTGTTGCGGGTGCTGCAGGACGGCGTGGTGGAGCGGGTCGGCAGCAGCAAGACGCGCCAGGTGGATGTGCGCGTGATTGCGGCGACCAATCGAGATTTGCGCGAGCGCGTGGAGCGGGGCGAGTTTCGTGAGGATCTCTATTTCAGGCTCGAAGTGCTGCCGGTTTATCTTCCGCCGCTCCGCGAGCGTATCGAGGATCTGCCGCTGCTGATCAAGCACTTCCGCGAGAAATTGAGCGCGAAGATCGGAATCGAAGCGCCGCAGGTGGGCCCCGAAGTGGTGGACGCCTTCCGCCGCTATCGCTGGCCGGGCAACGTGCGGGAGCTGGAGCATACGTTGGAGCAGTTGTTTATTCTCGCGAACGACGACGTAATCACAGCGAAGGATCTGCCCGAAAAGTTTCACCACGTTCCGGTGCCTGTGGGCGAAGTGGGGCTGCCGCCCGGTGGCCTGTCGCTCGAAGAGCTGGAGCAAGATCTCATCCGCCAGGCGTTGGAGCGCAGCGGCGGGCGGATCAAAGAGGCGGCGGAGTTGCTCGGTCTGACGTACAAGACCCTGCAGTATCGACTGAAGAAGCACGAGATTGATCGGAAGGCGGCGGAGAACTGA